One Polaribacter sp. KT25b DNA segment encodes these proteins:
- a CDS encoding sulfatase, protein MKKTPLFLLYVLICFSFFAQKQKQPNILFIAIDDLNDWVSPLEGNKQAITPNMDKLTKSGSMVFKNAITPAPICGPSRSAILSGFLPSTSGVYGNSDNMLYSDIVKENPTLPEYFSLNGYHTLSNGKMFHKHGTKNGKTDFGEWAFDEFARARRYNNDAADKKFVTSSKAGSINGVVKPEYKQKKAKLSWGPTKDKFEKTVDFGVADWARKQLQRDFDKPFFMSVGFIKPHLPWFVPKEFFDLYDINKIEDILIKEDDLVDITDANGKQKFKPTAEYKWIKKHNLNKEATRAYLANVSFVDKCLGIVMDALEKSNHADNTIVVIWGDHGWHLGEKQRYLKNTLWSEAVKPPFFVKLPGMKETVILKRTVSLLDLYPTLINLAKLPKKENLDGHDFSNLLKNPTSEWEYPGVTVSSEGTSVLSEQYHYIQYLSGEEELYDVIKDPNEWNNLISNSKYQKEVSALKKWIPIKRKKASKERYGKPKNYVDADQDETIKSTRKFK, encoded by the coding sequence ATGAAAAAAACACCATTATTTTTATTATACGTATTAATTTGTTTTTCATTTTTTGCACAAAAACAGAAACAACCAAACATTCTATTCATTGCAATAGACGATTTAAATGATTGGGTAAGTCCATTAGAAGGAAATAAGCAAGCCATCACTCCAAATATGGATAAATTAACAAAAAGTGGATCAATGGTTTTTAAAAACGCCATAACTCCAGCACCTATTTGTGGCCCTTCTCGTTCTGCAATTTTATCTGGATTTTTACCAAGTACTTCTGGTGTTTATGGGAATTCAGATAATATGTTGTATTCAGATATTGTAAAAGAGAATCCAACTTTACCAGAATATTTTTCTTTAAACGGATATCATACACTTTCTAACGGAAAAATGTTTCATAAACACGGAACCAAAAACGGAAAAACAGATTTTGGCGAATGGGCTTTTGATGAATTTGCTAGAGCAAGAAGGTATAATAATGATGCAGCAGATAAAAAATTTGTTACCTCTTCTAAAGCGGGATCAATAAATGGCGTTGTAAAACCAGAATATAAACAGAAAAAAGCAAAATTAAGTTGGGGGCCAACTAAAGATAAATTTGAAAAAACTGTAGATTTTGGAGTTGCAGATTGGGCAAGAAAACAATTGCAAAGAGATTTTGACAAACCATTTTTTATGTCTGTAGGTTTTATAAAACCACATTTACCTTGGTTTGTGCCTAAAGAGTTTTTTGATCTATATGATATCAATAAAATAGAAGATATATTGATAAAAGAAGACGATTTAGTAGATATTACAGATGCCAACGGAAAGCAAAAATTTAAACCAACAGCAGAATACAAATGGATTAAAAAACACAATCTTAATAAAGAAGCAACAAGAGCTTATTTGGCAAATGTAAGTTTTGTAGATAAGTGTTTAGGCATTGTTATGGATGCTTTAGAAAAAAGTAATCATGCAGATAATACAATTGTTGTTATTTGGGGAGATCATGGCTGGCATTTGGGTGAAAAGCAACGTTATTTAAAGAACACTCTATGGTCTGAAGCTGTTAAACCACCGTTTTTTGTAAAATTACCAGGTATGAAAGAGACCGTTATTTTAAAAAGAACAGTTAGTTTATTAGACTTATATCCAACGCTAATCAACTTAGCAAAACTACCTAAAAAAGAAAATTTAGATGGTCATGATTTTTCTAACCTATTAAAAAACCCTACATCAGAATGGGAATATCCAGGAGTTACCGTTTCATCAGAAGGAACCTCCGTTTTATCAGAGCAATATCATTATATACAGTATTTGTCAGGAGAAGAAGAGCTATATGATGTTATTAAAGACCCAAATGAATGGAATAATTTAATTTCTAATTCTAAGTATCAAAAAGAAGTATCAGCATTAAAAAAATGGATTCCAATTAAAAGAAAAAAGGCGAGTAAAGAAAGATACGGAAAGCCCAAGAATTATGTAGATGCAGATCAAGATGAAACCATAAAATCAACACGTAAATTTAAATAG
- a CDS encoding FAD-dependent oxidoreductase → MKRRDFFRKGATAAVAVGAIPMIASSCASTNDIVYDRKNDKWYHLGNGKTGTNSRKKTDAYDVAVIGGGAAGICAAVAAARNGSKTVLIQDRPVLGGNASSEMRVHLNGVNNIKGKAERETGIIEEILLHNRFENEQESFPVFDHVLYDFVVRESNLTLMLNTQAVEAVMNGDKIKSAMCWQATTETMFTINAPIFIDCSGDGLLAATSGAEYRTGREGKAEFNEKYAPDKPDGWQMGATLLMSSKDMGKPMKYSPPSYAIKYTHEGGHKRRKFAGFQDGIWWIEIGSDDDIIADAEKNRHTLMAYLHGVWDYIKNSGKFPEAENLALDWVGSLPARRESRRFIGDYFLSEKDLTEHKHFNDAVAFGGWSLDEHNPGGILDIKERPSFFHYHFKEVYQFPFRSLYSKNVSNLLFAGRNVSQTHIALSSSRIMATCALQGQAVGTAATICNKYDVSPRVVAQKYINELQEQLLRDDVFIPKRNANDPKDLAKKASLIFGSTTFSGDAKNLLNGISRDIYGEINHWQSEGLSAEIQLEWSNSVNLSAVEIKCDTNVNRNIMMRKDSRNDDLYRNGIPTEMLKSLSLQGRVNGQWIELGNIENNKTRLIKFKFNEVKVTAIKVIMTETYGAQNVKLFEVRCYA, encoded by the coding sequence ATGAAGAGAAGAGATTTTTTTAGAAAAGGAGCAACAGCAGCAGTTGCAGTAGGAGCTATACCAATGATTGCAAGTTCGTGTGCTAGCACAAACGATATTGTTTACGATCGAAAAAATGATAAATGGTATCATTTAGGAAATGGAAAAACTGGAACAAATTCAAGAAAAAAAACAGATGCATATGATGTTGCGGTAATTGGTGGTGGAGCAGCAGGAATTTGTGCTGCAGTTGCAGCTGCAAGAAATGGTTCTAAAACTGTTTTAATTCAAGACAGACCTGTTTTAGGAGGAAATGCTTCTAGTGAAATGCGTGTTCATTTAAATGGAGTGAACAACATCAAAGGAAAAGCAGAAAGAGAAACAGGAATTATAGAAGAAATTTTATTACACAATCGTTTTGAAAACGAACAAGAATCTTTCCCTGTTTTTGACCATGTTTTGTATGATTTTGTGGTAAGAGAATCTAACTTAACATTAATGTTAAATACCCAAGCTGTTGAGGCAGTTATGAATGGAGATAAAATTAAATCTGCAATGTGTTGGCAAGCAACAACAGAAACAATGTTTACTATAAATGCACCAATTTTTATTGATTGTTCTGGTGATGGTTTGTTGGCTGCAACTTCTGGAGCAGAATATAGAACTGGTAGAGAGGGAAAAGCTGAATTCAACGAAAAATATGCACCAGATAAACCAGATGGATGGCAAATGGGCGCAACTTTATTAATGTCTTCTAAAGACATGGGAAAACCAATGAAATATTCTCCTCCATCTTATGCAATTAAATATACACATGAAGGTGGACATAAAAGAAGGAAATTTGCAGGTTTTCAAGATGGAATTTGGTGGATAGAAATTGGAAGTGATGATGATATTATTGCTGATGCAGAAAAGAATAGACATACTTTAATGGCTTATCTACATGGTGTTTGGGATTATATAAAAAATTCAGGTAAATTTCCTGAAGCAGAAAATTTAGCTTTAGATTGGGTTGGCTCGTTACCAGCAAGAAGAGAATCTAGACGTTTTATAGGAGATTATTTTTTATCTGAAAAAGATTTAACTGAGCATAAACATTTTAATGATGCTGTTGCTTTTGGAGGTTGGTCTTTAGATGAACATAATCCTGGAGGAATTTTAGACATTAAAGAGCGTCCAAGTTTTTTTCATTATCATTTTAAAGAAGTGTATCAGTTTCCTTTTAGAAGTTTGTATTCTAAAAATGTATCTAACCTACTATTTGCAGGTAGAAATGTTAGTCAGACACATATAGCGTTATCTTCAAGCAGAATTATGGCAACTTGTGCATTACAAGGTCAAGCAGTTGGTACAGCTGCTACAATTTGTAATAAATATGATGTTTCGCCAAGAGTAGTGGCGCAGAAATACATAAACGAATTGCAAGAACAATTGTTACGAGATGATGTTTTTATTCCGAAAAGAAATGCAAATGATCCAAAAGATTTAGCTAAAAAAGCAAGTTTAATTTTTGGTTCTACTACTTTTTCTGGTGATGCAAAAAATCTTTTAAACGGAATTTCTAGAGATATTTACGGAGAAATAAATCATTGGCAATCTGAAGGGTTATCTGCAGAAATTCAATTAGAATGGAGTAATTCTGTTAACTTATCAGCAGTAGAAATTAAGTGTGATACCAATGTAAATAGAAATATTATGATGCGTAAAGACAGCAGAAATGATGATTTATATAGAAATGGAATTCCTACAGAAATGCTAAAATCTTTAAGTTTACAAGGACGTGTTAATGGTCAATGGATAGAATTAGGAAACATAGAGAATAATAAAACTCGTTTAATTAAATTTAAATTTAATGAAGTAAAAGTTACTGCAATAAAAGTAATTATGACAGAAACCTATGGCGCACAAAATGTAAAACTTTTTGAAGTGCGTTGTTATGCATAG
- a CDS encoding sulfatase-like hydrolase/transferase, translating to MNAQNTKKPNVIWIITDEHNFRTLGCYRDQLEKDQAFAWGPEAFAETPNIDSLAKNGTIFNRMYASAPVCTPSRASMFTGIYPVTLGIPNNSNKIGDGKYLKPDVTTIADVLSAAGYYTGYSGKWHLSESRDKSGSKDKDEWWSPYPVGHPEDHYGFQDTKFMFLGGHDKFKGIDANGNPYRAAKRPKKIGIDKYGQPLYEDEKSKNVKHTTDWLADRTIDFIDEHKNEPFYYVVSIPDPHTPDTVREPYDTMFTDVEIQLPFTYDIAYKNKTNAAMPKWQKPDQKTKNPEKLKKEIQQYFGMVKLIDDNVGRIIQKLKDDGIFENTIVVFSSDHGDLLGEHGRVNKGTIHEGSAKIPFIMAQGSKGNSPLIPRGLVVNKAANNTDWMPTFLSLLNVESPKVAGRDITPLLAKKAPSNWNDVTFSKLGFYAAITEQYKLVLANKDESWFMDIKADPNETVNLINDAKYKQIIKKLAKDLKGYMKDNKDNNKFIKEKLDKLIAS from the coding sequence TTGAACGCTCAAAACACTAAAAAACCCAATGTTATTTGGATTATTACAGACGAACATAACTTTAGAACTTTAGGTTGTTATAGAGATCAATTAGAAAAAGATCAGGCTTTTGCTTGGGGGCCAGAAGCATTTGCAGAAACGCCAAATATTGATTCTTTGGCTAAAAACGGAACTATTTTTAATCGCATGTATGCAAGTGCACCTGTTTGTACACCATCAAGAGCTTCTATGTTTACAGGTATTTATCCTGTAACTCTAGGAATTCCTAATAATTCTAATAAAATAGGTGATGGAAAATATTTAAAACCAGATGTAACAACAATTGCAGATGTATTAAGTGCTGCTGGTTATTATACTGGGTATTCTGGGAAATGGCATTTATCTGAAAGTAGAGACAAATCTGGAAGCAAAGATAAAGACGAATGGTGGTCTCCATATCCCGTTGGTCATCCAGAAGATCATTATGGTTTTCAAGATACCAAGTTTATGTTTTTAGGAGGTCATGATAAATTTAAAGGAATTGATGCCAATGGAAATCCTTATAGAGCAGCCAAAAGACCTAAGAAAATAGGGATAGATAAATACGGACAACCACTTTATGAAGATGAAAAATCAAAAAATGTAAAACATACTACAGATTGGTTAGCAGATAGAACCATTGATTTTATTGATGAGCATAAAAATGAACCTTTTTATTATGTGGTAAGTATTCCAGACCCACATACACCAGATACGGTTAGAGAACCTTATGACACCATGTTTACTGATGTTGAAATACAATTGCCATTCACCTATGATATTGCTTACAAAAACAAAACAAATGCAGCAATGCCTAAGTGGCAAAAACCAGATCAAAAAACGAAAAATCCTGAGAAACTAAAAAAGGAAATTCAACAATATTTTGGAATGGTAAAATTGATTGATGATAACGTGGGGCGTATCATTCAAAAGTTAAAAGACGATGGAATTTTTGAGAACACCATTGTTGTTTTTTCATCAGATCACGGAGATTTGTTAGGAGAACACGGTAGAGTTAATAAAGGAACCATCCATGAAGGATCTGCAAAAATACCATTTATTATGGCACAAGGAAGTAAAGGGAATTCTCCTTTAATTCCAAGAGGACTTGTTGTAAATAAAGCGGCAAATAACACAGATTGGATGCCTACTTTTTTAAGCTTATTAAATGTTGAATCGCCAAAAGTTGCTGGTAGAGATATTACGCCACTTTTAGCAAAAAAAGCACCAAGTAATTGGAACGATGTTACGTTTTCTAAACTGGGTTTTTACGCTGCAATTACAGAACAATACAAACTGGTTTTAGCCAACAAAGATGAGTCTTGGTTTATGGATATTAAAGCAGACCCAAATGAAACGGTAAACCTAATCAACGATGCTAAGTACAAGCAAATCATAAAAAAATTAGCCAAAGATTTAAAAGGTTATATGAAGGATAATAAAGACAATAATAAATTTATTAAAGAAAAACTAGATAAATTAATTGCTAGTTAA
- a CDS encoding sulfatase, which yields MKKHIIFSILFLCTIIGFSQEKPNIVFLLVDDLGFGDFGCYGAEFNETPNIDKLASQGMLFNNAYAAATVCSPSRGAILTGQYPARTHLTDWISGHKFPNAKLSVPDWNTRIEHQLTTLPEALKEGGYTTAFFGKWHLMPSNQPDFEEHYPTNHGFDINVGGKEWGQPKGKGKYFSPFEMPNLDDGKPGDFLTDKLTDAALQFIDTTNKKNPFLLYFSYYTVHGPIMCPPNLEEKYKEKAINFTNSKNEYINPKRAGMVEALDNSVGRLVKKLEELGISENTIIVLTGDNGGNFDETTGGLKGYKGFSHEGGVREPLLIKWPGKTEAGTVSNEVIIGTDFYPTFLEFANLPLRPNDHKDGISMLPLLNGTSKKLDRDTFYWHYPHYHRTKPYGAIRKENYKLIEFFEDGKLELYDLSIDPYETNNLAINQPEKAIELLQNLKEWQISVGAQMMNENPNYNVKKNATKRKKKRM from the coding sequence ATGAAAAAACATATAATATTCTCAATTTTATTTTTGTGTACAATAATTGGCTTTAGTCAAGAAAAGCCCAACATTGTTTTTCTATTGGTTGATGATTTAGGTTTTGGAGATTTTGGCTGTTATGGTGCTGAATTTAATGAAACGCCAAACATTGATAAATTAGCAAGTCAGGGTATGTTATTTAACAATGCGTATGCAGCTGCCACGGTTTGTTCTCCTTCTAGAGGCGCTATTTTAACAGGACAATATCCTGCAAGAACCCATCTTACAGATTGGATTTCGGGACACAAGTTTCCAAATGCAAAGTTGTCGGTTCCTGATTGGAATACACGAATTGAACATCAATTAACTACTCTTCCAGAAGCTTTAAAAGAAGGAGGTTATACAACCGCTTTTTTTGGAAAATGGCACTTAATGCCTTCTAATCAGCCTGATTTTGAGGAACATTACCCAACCAATCACGGATTTGATATTAATGTTGGCGGAAAAGAATGGGGACAACCCAAAGGAAAAGGGAAATACTTTTCTCCTTTTGAAATGCCTAATTTAGATGATGGAAAACCGGGAGATTTTTTAACGGATAAGTTAACAGATGCTGCACTTCAGTTTATCGATACTACAAATAAAAAGAACCCTTTTCTATTGTATTTTTCTTATTACACAGTGCACGGGCCTATTATGTGTCCGCCTAATTTAGAAGAAAAATATAAAGAAAAAGCTATAAATTTCACCAATTCAAAAAATGAATACATCAATCCTAAAAGAGCAGGAATGGTGGAAGCATTAGACAATAGTGTGGGGAGACTTGTAAAAAAGTTAGAGGAGTTAGGGATTTCAGAAAACACAATTATTGTGCTAACTGGAGACAATGGAGGTAATTTTGATGAGACAACTGGAGGTTTAAAAGGTTATAAAGGTTTTTCACATGAAGGTGGTGTCAGAGAACCTTTACTTATAAAATGGCCTGGAAAAACAGAAGCAGGTACCGTAAGTAATGAGGTTATTATTGGCACAGATTTTTACCCTACATTTTTAGAATTTGCCAATTTACCATTACGCCCAAATGACCATAAAGATGGAATTAGCATGCTTCCGTTGCTCAATGGAACTTCAAAAAAATTAGATAGAGACACTTTTTATTGGCATTATCCTCATTATCATAGAACCAAACCTTATGGAGCCATTCGAAAAGAAAATTATAAATTAATTGAGTTTTTTGAAGATGGAAAATTAGAATTGTATGATTTATCTATAGATCCATACGAAACGAATAATCTGGCTATAAATCAACCTGAAAAAGCAATAGAGTTACTTCAAAATTTAAAAGAATGGCAAATTTCTGTTGGTGCACAAATGATGAATGAAAACCCAAATTATAATGTTAAAAAAAATGCAACTAAAAGAAAAAAGAAAAGAATGTAA
- a CDS encoding sulfatase, translated as MNKYCLMILIVFAVSKTKMVAQANSQKPNILFIMSDDHTSQAVGVYGSRLAKLNPTPTIDKLANEGIVMTNAFSTNSICTPSRANIMTGQYSAVNGVTTLHGRLKKENQYLAIEMKKAGYETAVIGKWHLKEKPEAFDYYKVLYKQGEYFNPHFVSREGTASFVRKAGGMTMLVEGTEEMQGHSTDCIATSTLEWLENKRDVSKPFFMKMHFKAPHDNFEYAPRYESYLADVEIPEPENLFEQGNHGSIATRGYNDELLPYLGTSVSARNPRRNFSKKWGSKTNPNSVEATKMAYQTYLKKYLRCVKGVDDNVKRVVDYLKENHLLENTIIIYTGDQGFYLGEHDYIDKRWGYEEGMRMPFIVRYPKAIKAGTRSDAIIENVDYPVMMLDYAGVEKPTYMQGKSFRTEMETGKEAKDTKQAAYYHYWMHMSSHDNPAHIGIRTKKYKLLFFYGALEKSDTPQTPPGWELYDLEKDPSEMNNLFNNAKYAKVVTELKSQLKALRKEYKEDDPKFECNKVIDEYWDYGPNELAKAIQISHQYRKYREKNNSYR; from the coding sequence ATGAATAAATACTGTTTAATGATTTTGATAGTTTTTGCGGTAAGCAAGACTAAAATGGTAGCTCAAGCTAATTCTCAAAAACCAAATATTTTATTCATCATGTCTGATGACCATACGTCACAAGCAGTTGGAGTTTATGGCAGTCGATTGGCAAAGTTAAACCCAACACCAACCATAGATAAATTGGCAAATGAAGGAATTGTAATGACCAATGCTTTTTCTACAAATTCTATTTGTACGCCTAGTCGTGCTAATATTATGACAGGTCAATATAGTGCCGTTAATGGCGTAACCACTTTACATGGTCGGTTGAAAAAGGAAAACCAGTATTTGGCAATAGAAATGAAAAAAGCTGGATATGAAACTGCAGTAATTGGTAAATGGCATTTAAAAGAAAAACCAGAAGCTTTTGATTACTACAAAGTGCTTTATAAGCAAGGAGAATATTTTAATCCTCATTTTGTATCTAGAGAAGGTACAGCGTCTTTTGTTAGAAAAGCAGGAGGAATGACAATGCTTGTAGAGGGAACAGAAGAAATGCAAGGACATTCTACGGATTGTATTGCAACCTCTACCTTAGAATGGTTAGAAAACAAGAGAGATGTAAGCAAGCCCTTTTTTATGAAAATGCATTTTAAAGCACCTCATGATAACTTCGAATATGCGCCAAGATACGAATCTTATTTAGCAGATGTAGAAATTCCAGAACCAGAAAACCTTTTTGAACAAGGAAACCATGGTTCTATTGCAACAAGAGGATATAATGACGAATTACTACCTTACCTAGGAACTTCGGTAAGTGCTCGTAATCCACGTCGTAATTTTTCAAAAAAATGGGGAAGTAAAACAAATCCTAATTCTGTTGAAGCTACTAAAATGGCTTATCAAACGTATTTAAAAAAATATTTACGATGTGTAAAAGGAGTGGATGACAATGTAAAACGTGTTGTTGATTATTTAAAAGAGAATCATTTACTAGAGAATACCATCATTATTTATACGGGAGATCAAGGTTTTTATTTAGGAGAACATGATTATATCGATAAAAGATGGGGTTATGAAGAAGGAATGAGAATGCCATTTATTGTTCGTTATCCAAAAGCAATTAAAGCAGGTACACGTTCTGATGCCATTATCGAAAATGTAGATTATCCTGTTATGATGTTAGATTATGCAGGTGTTGAAAAACCAACCTATATGCAAGGAAAAAGTTTTAGAACTGAAATGGAAACAGGTAAAGAAGCAAAAGATACTAAACAAGCAGCCTATTATCATTATTGGATGCACATGTCTAGTCATGACAATCCTGCACATATCGGAATTCGAACTAAAAAATACAAGTTGTTATTCTTTTATGGCGCTTTAGAAAAAAGTGATACCCCACAAACGCCTCCGGGTTGGGAATTATACGATTTAGAAAAGGATCCTTCAGAAATGAATAATTTGTTCAATAACGCTAAATACGCAAAAGTAGTTACCGAATTAAAATCACAATTAAAGGCATTAAGAAAAGAATATAAAGAAGACGATCCAAAGTTTGAATGTAATAAGGTAATTGATGAATATTGGGATTACGGACCAAATGAATTGGCAAAAGCGATACAAATATCTCATCAGTATAGAAAGTATAGAGAAAAAAACAACAGTTATAGATAG
- a CDS encoding sulfatase gives MKKFKNILLIAIIAAISFWSCKGQKTVSNTTKTVVETYEKPNLIIIHTDEHNFRTLSAYQKLLPEEQAFVWGKGNNSKTPNIDKIADEGAIATSYYCASPVCTPSRASLVTGLYPQATGAPKNGMHIREDIPTFATILRDQGYATSYVGKWHLAGHEKYTFDIKYKAGFEDNRYMMKGGHAPYFHIKDGKFKGINEKVAAKLPKEEVIHLTDFFTDKTLEILERDKGKPFALMLSIPDPHTPDYAKPPYNTMYKDLQIEAPKTMAAEYTAIKPYWAGGNKPDNNEAFGKKAFKNEKNALKQYFGMVSHIDDSVGRILQFLDDNNLTENTIIVFTSDHGDMFFEHNRRNKGVPYEGSARIPFVIRYPNKIPAGKVLNTAYTNVDFAPTILSLMNVKTDAKFHGLDTSDDFTNNKKEITSDRITYFAKSGGWWVSAVNDRYKLVIDKKEKPYLFDLQKDPDELINFYYDKEYATIAKKMQTELFKQLNKYDESGLKMRQKYITE, from the coding sequence ATGAAGAAATTTAAAAATATATTACTGATCGCTATAATTGCTGCAATCTCTTTTTGGAGTTGTAAAGGTCAAAAAACAGTTTCTAACACCACAAAAACAGTGGTAGAAACCTATGAAAAACCTAACTTAATTATCATTCATACAGATGAACATAATTTTAGAACATTAAGCGCATATCAAAAATTATTACCAGAAGAACAGGCGTTTGTTTGGGGAAAAGGAAATAATTCTAAAACACCAAATATTGATAAAATTGCAGATGAAGGTGCTATTGCAACAAGTTATTATTGTGCTTCGCCAGTTTGTACTCCATCTAGAGCATCTTTGGTTACAGGTTTGTATCCACAGGCAACTGGAGCTCCTAAAAACGGCATGCATATTCGTGAAGATATACCAACTTTTGCAACCATTTTAAGAGATCAGGGCTATGCAACTTCTTATGTTGGGAAATGGCATTTGGCAGGTCATGAAAAATATACTTTTGATATTAAATATAAAGCAGGTTTTGAAGACAATCGTTATATGATGAAAGGCGGTCATGCTCCTTATTTCCACATAAAAGATGGTAAATTTAAAGGGATAAATGAAAAAGTCGCTGCTAAATTACCAAAGGAAGAAGTGATTCATTTAACCGATTTTTTTACGGATAAAACATTAGAAATATTAGAAAGAGATAAAGGTAAACCATTTGCGTTGATGTTGTCAATTCCTGATCCACATACACCAGATTATGCAAAACCACCATACAATACAATGTATAAGGATTTACAAATTGAAGCGCCTAAAACAATGGCTGCAGAATATACAGCAATAAAGCCATATTGGGCTGGAGGGAATAAACCAGACAATAATGAAGCTTTTGGTAAAAAAGCATTTAAAAATGAAAAAAATGCATTAAAACAATATTTTGGAATGGTAAGTCATATTGATGATTCTGTCGGTAGAATTCTTCAGTTTTTAGATGATAATAATCTTACAGAAAACACTATTATAGTATTTACATCCGATCATGGAGATATGTTTTTTGAGCACAACAGACGTAACAAAGGAGTGCCTTATGAAGGTTCTGCAAGAATTCCGTTTGTAATTCGTTATCCAAACAAAATTCCTGCAGGGAAAGTATTAAATACCGCCTATACAAATGTAGATTTTGCGCCTACTATTTTAAGTTTAATGAATGTTAAAACTGATGCAAAATTTCACGGTCTAGATACTTCGGATGATTTTACAAATAATAAAAAAGAAATTACAAGTGACAGAATTACCTACTTTGCCAAGTCTGGCGGATGGTGGGTTTCTGCAGTAAATGATAGATATAAATTGGTCATAGACAAAAAAGAAAAACCTTATTTATTCGATTTACAAAAAGATCCAGATGAATTAATTAATTTTTATTACGATAAAGAGTATGCAACAATTGCTAAAAAAATGCAAACAGAATTGTTTAAGCAATTAAATAAATATGATGAATCTGGTTTAAAAATGAGACAGAAATATATTACAGAGTAA